The following are encoded in a window of Mycolicibacterium tusciae JS617 genomic DNA:
- a CDS encoding DUF5642 family protein, with product MDSSKGSLRYRPHVHALCAAAVLLAAACGSSDDPRPATSTPTTDASAQVNPARIDRVREDLPDGYEVADLTGPVRPTSLWGFGAQWAPEPPQCGPLADPVLDPASTKGWSGSGTGGIVYAVVGESAAGLDPAVTAECGHWTLSAGQASGSVSLTAAPAIENAETVAMATVTTTVVEGGTETHSHADTVTAYLDGHVAFVTVVTDPGSPHPQLGADFARALMVKTVAALRG from the coding sequence ATGGATAGCAGTAAGGGTTCTCTGAGGTATCGACCCCACGTTCACGCCCTGTGTGCGGCGGCGGTTCTCCTCGCTGCGGCCTGCGGCTCGTCTGACGACCCGCGGCCGGCGACGAGCACGCCTACCACGGATGCGTCGGCGCAGGTGAATCCCGCCAGGATCGATCGTGTGCGCGAGGACCTGCCGGACGGATACGAGGTCGCCGACCTGACAGGCCCGGTTCGGCCGACATCGCTGTGGGGATTCGGCGCGCAGTGGGCGCCCGAACCGCCGCAGTGCGGTCCGCTGGCTGATCCCGTCCTCGATCCCGCCTCGACGAAGGGTTGGTCGGGATCCGGAACCGGCGGCATCGTGTATGCCGTCGTCGGGGAATCGGCGGCGGGCCTCGATCCGGCGGTGACAGCCGAATGCGGGCACTGGACTTTGTCGGCCGGGCAAGCGAGCGGCAGCGTCAGCCTCACGGCCGCGCCGGCGATCGAGAATGCCGAGACCGTGGCGATGGCCACCGTGACGACGACCGTCGTCGAGGGTGGTACCGAAACCCACTCGCACGCCGATACCGTCACCGCCTATCTGGATGGCCACGTCGCGTTCGTTACGGTGGTGACCGACCCCGGATCGCCGCATCCGCAGCTGGGCGCGGATTTCGCGAGAGCATTGATGGTGAAAACGGTGGCGGCCTTACGGGGTTGA
- the arcA gene encoding arginine deiminase, whose amino-acid sequence MTLGCDSEVGPLRAVILHRPGAELQRLTPRNNDKLLFDGLPWVAKAQREHDAFAGLLSSRGVEVLLLADLLTEALAKSGAARMHGIAAAVDPRRLGLPLAQELSAYLRTLEAGPLASVLMAGMTFNELPLHGGELSLVRRMHHGGDFVIDPLPNLLFTRDSSFWIGPRAAITSLALPARVRETSLTDVIYAHHPRFLGVRRAYESRSAPVEGGDVLLLAPGVVAVGVGERTTPAGAEALARSLFDDDLAHTVLAVPIAQERAQMHLDTVCTMVDVDAVVMYPNIVETLSAFTIHRNGSGGVRIGDERPFLIAAAEAMGIEKLRVIATGLDPVTAEREQWDDGNNTLAVAPGVVVAYERNAETNARLADSGIEVLSIEASELGTGRGGPRCMSCPADRDPL is encoded by the coding sequence GTGACGTTGGGCTGTGATTCCGAGGTTGGTCCGCTGCGCGCCGTCATCCTGCACCGGCCCGGCGCCGAACTCCAGCGGCTGACACCGCGCAACAATGACAAGCTGCTGTTCGACGGGCTGCCGTGGGTAGCCAAGGCGCAGCGCGAACACGATGCGTTCGCCGGGCTGCTGTCCTCGCGCGGTGTCGAGGTGCTGTTACTGGCCGATCTGCTGACCGAGGCGCTGGCCAAGAGCGGCGCGGCACGCATGCACGGCATCGCGGCTGCCGTCGATCCGCGGCGGCTGGGACTGCCATTGGCGCAAGAGCTTTCGGCGTACCTGCGCACGTTGGAAGCTGGGCCACTGGCGTCGGTGCTGATGGCAGGGATGACGTTCAACGAGCTGCCGCTGCACGGCGGGGAGTTGTCGTTGGTGCGACGGATGCACCACGGCGGAGATTTCGTCATCGATCCGCTGCCGAATCTGCTGTTCACCCGCGATTCGTCGTTCTGGATCGGCCCGCGTGCGGCGATCACGTCGCTGGCCTTGCCCGCACGCGTTCGCGAGACCTCGCTGACCGACGTGATCTACGCCCACCACCCGCGATTCCTGGGTGTGCGGCGCGCCTACGAGTCGCGATCGGCGCCCGTCGAGGGTGGCGACGTACTACTGCTGGCGCCAGGAGTGGTGGCGGTGGGAGTGGGGGAACGGACCACCCCTGCGGGCGCGGAGGCGTTGGCGCGCAGCCTGTTCGATGATGATCTGGCCCACACTGTGTTAGCCGTGCCGATCGCGCAGGAGCGAGCGCAGATGCACCTCGACACGGTGTGCACGATGGTCGACGTCGACGCGGTGGTGATGTATCCGAACATCGTCGAGACGCTGTCGGCGTTCACGATTCACCGCAATGGCTCCGGCGGTGTGCGGATCGGCGACGAGCGACCGTTCCTGATCGCGGCGGCCGAAGCGATGGGTATCGAGAAGCTGCGCGTCATCGCCACCGGGCTGGACCCTGTCACCGCTGAGCGGGAGCAATGGGACGACGGCAACAACACGCTGGCTGTGGCGCCCGGAGTGGTGGTCGCATACGAGCGCAACGCCGAAACCAATGCACGACTGGCGGATTCGGGCATCGAGGTCTTGTCGATCGAGGCGTCAGAGCTTGGCACCGGCCGCGGTGGACCCCGCTGCATGTCCTGTCCCGCAGACCGCGATCCGCTCTAG
- a CDS encoding PE-PPE domain-containing protein gives MRGTIRSLGVVALALLSVVALAVTWTATVVVQLTATALIMGGTGHPLSSPADPLSYINPYMSNAVNGFINPAAGAPTRPGTDPIGDVGATDRRYAIITPEQFFPVAGSMTFDSSVAAGLANVSRCVRGAASCSYNTDVPTDPVNPDIDPGPPVAGDEFVVFGYSQSAVVASLLKKDMIEHPENYPGVGPDDVSFFLLANPMRPNGGFLSRGPTGLTIPILGVTFYGATPTDSCTVECYETVDVAAQYDILGGDAPASITNLLAVVNAALGYYYFHGDLQDETFDSDVKYQGSQGDTDYYLLPARRLPILMPFESFVPSPILTLLEAPLKAAIEAGYARDVNPGVATKVGLLPFRNPVQAIVNIIRAIPVGIDDAIAEASGNPANRPLGTDKVTSPFGVGGPDLPTPPATADGGAAMSRMGDDSQKDIPEEVIPQGEIPEGEIVEEEIIEEEIVEDGENENLEVTTPPVGRKPVTPLGKLRDALNSIRPPKIRFGPQREVKPSSTAQPSGGQTTTGDPDPDPKEAERAADGKAAA, from the coding sequence ATGCGGGGGACGATTCGTTCGCTGGGAGTGGTGGCCCTGGCGTTGCTGAGCGTTGTCGCGCTGGCAGTCACGTGGACTGCAACAGTCGTCGTGCAGCTAACGGCGACCGCGCTGATCATGGGCGGCACCGGTCATCCGCTAAGCTCGCCCGCGGATCCGCTGTCCTACATCAACCCGTACATGTCCAACGCGGTCAATGGCTTCATCAACCCGGCGGCGGGCGCGCCAACGCGCCCCGGCACTGATCCGATCGGCGACGTGGGGGCGACCGACCGCCGCTACGCCATCATCACTCCGGAGCAGTTCTTCCCGGTGGCGGGTTCGATGACTTTCGATTCGTCCGTGGCCGCTGGGCTGGCGAACGTGAGCAGGTGCGTTCGCGGCGCCGCCAGCTGCTCCTACAACACAGATGTGCCGACTGATCCCGTCAATCCGGACATCGACCCAGGTCCGCCAGTCGCGGGAGACGAGTTCGTCGTGTTCGGCTACTCGCAGAGCGCGGTAGTCGCCTCGCTGCTCAAGAAGGACATGATCGAGCACCCGGAGAACTACCCCGGTGTCGGACCCGACGACGTCTCGTTCTTCCTCCTGGCGAACCCGATGCGTCCCAACGGCGGATTCCTGTCGCGAGGACCGACGGGTCTGACCATTCCGATACTCGGGGTGACGTTCTACGGGGCGACCCCGACGGACAGCTGCACGGTTGAGTGCTATGAGACCGTCGACGTCGCGGCCCAATACGACATTCTCGGCGGCGACGCCCCCGCCAGCATCACGAACCTGCTGGCCGTCGTGAACGCCGCGCTCGGTTACTACTACTTCCACGGTGACCTTCAGGACGAGACCTTCGATTCCGATGTCAAGTACCAGGGTTCGCAGGGGGACACCGACTACTACCTCTTGCCCGCACGGCGGTTACCGATCCTGATGCCGTTCGAGTCGTTCGTGCCGTCGCCGATTCTCACGCTGCTCGAGGCGCCGTTGAAGGCCGCGATCGAAGCCGGCTACGCGCGGGACGTCAATCCGGGCGTCGCCACAAAAGTGGGGTTGCTCCCGTTCCGGAACCCGGTCCAAGCCATCGTGAACATCATCAGGGCAATCCCCGTTGGTATCGACGACGCGATCGCCGAGGCCAGTGGGAACCCGGCCAATCGCCCGCTGGGAACCGACAAGGTGACCAGTCCGTTCGGGGTCGGCGGCCCCGATCTACCGACGCCGCCCGCGACCGCGGACGGGGGAGCGGCGATGTCGCGGATGGGCGATGACAGCCAGAAAGACATCCCCGAAGAGGTCATCCCCCAGGGAGAGATCCCCGAGGGAGAGATCGTCGAGGAAGAGATCATCGAGGAAGAGATCGTCGAGGACGGGGAGAACGAGAACCTCGAGGTGACCACGCCACCTGTCGGGAGGAAGCCGGTGACTCCGCTCGGCAAGCTCCGCGATGCGCTGAACTCAATCCGCCCGCCCAAGATCAGATTCGGCCCGCAGCGTGAGGTCAAGCCCTCGTCGACGGCGCAGCCCAGCGGAGGCCAAACCACAACCGGCGACCCGGATCCTGACCCGAAGGAAGCCGAACGCGCGGCGGACGGCAAGGCGGCCGCCTGA
- a CDS encoding amidohydrolase family protein, which translates to MRVVGLEEHYVTAEVVEAWVNLDPRWQDPVVAATAGLRQSLLEIGDQRLAAMDDAGIDVQVASLTSPGLWNLAPADARALQTDCNDQLAAAVAAHPDRLQGFATLAAPDPAAAADELGRAVTTLGFNGALVFSRVRDMPIDRHDFWPVFEAAEQLGAPLYLHPQSPPATVREAYYAGFDDIVSAAFATHGVGWHYDTGVQLLRLILAGVFDRFPNLQVIMGHWGEMVLFFLDRIDRMGGITHLERPVSEYFRSNVFVTPGGIFSPRYLHWALEVLGAERIMFAADYPFASTAGGVGRDFLDALDDEDRNKIASGNWDRMCAGIRR; encoded by the coding sequence GTGAGAGTCGTTGGGCTAGAAGAACATTACGTCACCGCCGAGGTTGTCGAAGCTTGGGTGAACCTGGATCCGCGCTGGCAGGATCCTGTGGTGGCCGCGACTGCTGGCCTCAGACAAAGCCTGCTCGAAATCGGCGACCAGCGGTTGGCCGCAATGGACGACGCCGGCATCGACGTCCAGGTCGCCTCGCTCACCTCCCCGGGACTCTGGAACCTCGCCCCCGCCGACGCGCGGGCCCTCCAGACTGACTGCAACGATCAGCTGGCCGCCGCGGTAGCAGCCCACCCCGATCGCCTGCAGGGCTTCGCCACCCTGGCCGCCCCCGATCCTGCGGCGGCGGCAGACGAACTCGGCCGGGCGGTAACGACTTTGGGGTTCAACGGCGCGCTGGTGTTCAGTCGGGTGCGGGACATGCCCATCGACCGGCACGACTTCTGGCCCGTGTTCGAAGCCGCCGAGCAACTGGGCGCACCGCTGTATCTTCACCCGCAATCACCGCCTGCGACAGTCCGCGAGGCGTACTACGCGGGGTTCGACGACATCGTCAGCGCCGCCTTCGCGACCCACGGCGTGGGCTGGCACTACGACACTGGCGTCCAACTACTTCGGCTGATTTTGGCCGGGGTGTTCGATCGGTTCCCCAACCTGCAGGTGATCATGGGCCACTGGGGTGAGATGGTGCTGTTCTTCCTGGACCGCATCGACCGAATGGGGGGAATTACCCATCTCGAGCGGCCTGTGTCGGAGTATTTCCGCTCCAACGTGTTCGTCACTCCAGGAGGCATTTTCAGCCCCCGCTACCTGCACTGGGCACTGGAAGTTCTCGGCGCCGAACGCATCATGTTCGCCGCCGATTATCCGTTCGCTTCCACGGCCGGCGGCGTCGGCCGTGACTTCCTCGACGCGCTCGATGACGAGGATCGCAACAAGATCGCCTCAGGCAATTGGGATCGGATGTGCGCGGGTATTCGTCGCTGA
- the soxR gene encoding redox-sensitive transcriptional activator SoxR translates to MELIHELTPADMSVRSGVAVSALHFYEREGLITSKRTGGNQRRYARETLRRVAFIRMSQRLGIPLARIREALATLPTDRVPTSKDWARLSAGWRQDLDDRILHLQRLRDNLSGCIGCGCLSLKTCILSNPGDVLAREGPGAVRL, encoded by the coding sequence ATGGAGTTGATTCACGAACTCACGCCCGCCGACATGTCCGTTCGGAGCGGCGTCGCCGTCTCAGCGCTGCACTTCTATGAACGCGAAGGCCTCATCACCAGCAAGCGCACCGGAGGCAATCAACGGCGCTACGCCCGCGAAACCCTGCGACGCGTCGCGTTCATCCGGATGAGCCAACGACTCGGCATACCGCTCGCGCGTATCCGCGAGGCGCTGGCCACCCTGCCCACCGACCGGGTCCCGACGAGCAAGGACTGGGCCCGGCTCTCGGCCGGGTGGCGCCAGGACCTCGACGACCGCATCCTGCACCTGCAGCGGTTGCGTGACAACCTCAGCGGCTGCATCGGTTGCGGCTGCCTCAGCCTGAAGACCTGCATACTTTCCAACCCCGGCGACGTGCTGGCCCGAGAGGGACCCGGTGCCGTCCGCCTATGA
- a CDS encoding shikimate 5-dehydrogenase — MRPALNKDTRLCISLAGRPSNIGTRFHNYLYDLLGVDFIYKAFTTTDIVAAIGGVRALGIRGCSVSMPFKKDVIELVDEVEQSAKSIDAVNTIVNDDGHLIASNTDYLAVQRLIAEHRLQPSQSVLLRGSGGMASAVAAAFRDNGFHQGTVIARNPETGQALAERLGYSYAAEVNGRVADVIVNVTPVGMAGGPEENDVAFGSDTIGAAHTVFDVVALPSETPLIAAARAAGIAVITGAEVIALQAAEQFERYTGVRPTAEQVAAASAVSRA; from the coding sequence ATGAGGCCGGCTCTGAACAAGGACACCCGCCTTTGCATTTCGCTGGCAGGCCGTCCGAGCAACATCGGCACCCGATTTCACAACTACCTGTACGACTTGCTCGGCGTGGACTTCATCTACAAGGCCTTCACGACGACAGACATCGTCGCCGCGATCGGCGGTGTACGCGCGCTCGGTATCCGCGGGTGCTCGGTGTCGATGCCGTTCAAAAAGGACGTCATCGAACTCGTCGACGAAGTCGAGCAGTCCGCGAAGTCCATCGACGCGGTCAACACGATCGTCAACGATGACGGCCATCTGATCGCGTCGAACACCGACTACCTCGCCGTCCAGCGGCTCATCGCCGAACATCGCCTGCAACCGTCGCAGTCGGTGCTGTTGCGCGGCAGCGGCGGGATGGCGAGCGCCGTCGCGGCCGCATTCCGGGACAACGGATTTCACCAGGGGACGGTCATCGCCCGAAACCCCGAAACCGGCCAGGCACTGGCCGAGCGGCTCGGCTACTCCTACGCCGCCGAGGTGAACGGTCGCGTCGCCGATGTGATCGTCAACGTCACGCCGGTCGGGATGGCGGGCGGCCCCGAGGAGAATGACGTCGCCTTCGGATCGGACACGATCGGCGCGGCGCACACCGTTTTCGACGTGGTGGCGCTTCCCTCCGAGACGCCGTTGATCGCAGCGGCGCGCGCTGCGGGCATCGCCGTCATCACCGGAGCCGAGGTGATCGCATTGCAGGCCGCAGAACAGTTCGAGCGGTATACCGGCGTGCGACCGACCGCCGAGCAGGTCGCGGCGGCGTCCGCGGTGTCACGCGCCTGA
- a CDS encoding LpqN/LpqT family lipoprotein, which translates to MTTSLRAGVIAVSAIALGLTLAGCGSDTKSEPSASKATSSEAATTTTSAEAAPATPGQPPKGPNYTIVDYIRDNGITETPVKRGDPGSPTIDLPFPEGWEDAGPRTPEWAYAAILSTDPAFATDPPSVMALVSKLTGNVDPKKVLEFAPGEIRNLPGFDGGNEGEPDTLSGFEAVQVGGTYTKDGVVRAIAQKTVVIPGQDGLYVLQLNADGLEDQIGALMDATSAIDEQTKITP; encoded by the coding sequence ATGACCACGTCATTGAGGGCCGGCGTCATCGCCGTCTCGGCCATCGCGTTGGGCCTGACCTTGGCCGGTTGCGGGTCGGACACCAAGTCCGAGCCATCCGCGTCGAAAGCCACCTCCAGCGAGGCGGCGACCACCACGACCAGCGCAGAGGCCGCACCGGCCACGCCGGGGCAGCCGCCCAAGGGTCCTAACTACACGATCGTCGACTACATCCGCGATAACGGCATCACCGAGACACCGGTGAAGCGGGGGGACCCCGGTTCGCCGACGATCGATCTGCCGTTCCCGGAAGGATGGGAGGACGCAGGACCCCGAACCCCCGAGTGGGCTTACGCCGCAATCCTTTCCACTGACCCCGCGTTCGCAACCGATCCGCCCTCGGTCATGGCGCTGGTTTCCAAGCTGACCGGCAACGTCGACCCGAAGAAGGTCCTGGAGTTCGCACCGGGCGAGATCAGGAACCTGCCCGGCTTCGATGGCGGCAATGAGGGCGAACCCGACACGCTGAGCGGTTTCGAAGCCGTTCAGGTCGGCGGCACCTACACCAAGGACGGCGTCGTGCGTGCCATCGCGCAGAAGACGGTCGTCATCCCGGGCCAGGACGGGCTCTACGTTCTGCAACTCAACGCCGATGGCCTCGAAGACCAGATCGGTGCGCTCATGGATGCAACCTCGGCCATCGACGAGCAGACCAAGATCACCCCCTAG
- a CDS encoding alpha-ketoglutarate-dependent dioxygenase AlkB family protein — protein sequence MELALQSSLFEHAERRHLGNGAWIDYRSGWLEDGDELFAELRDAIPWRAERRQMYDRVLDVPRLVSFHDLVDQSPPHPRLKQIRRRLNDTYAGELGEPFTTAGLCLYRDGNDSVAWHGDTIGRSSTEDTIVAIVSLGATRVFALRPRGGGKSLRMSHRHGDLLVMGGSCQRTWEHAIPKTAQPTGPRISIQFRPHGVR from the coding sequence ATGGAGTTGGCTCTGCAGAGCTCGCTGTTCGAGCATGCCGAACGGCGCCATCTGGGCAATGGCGCCTGGATCGACTACCGGTCCGGATGGCTTGAGGACGGGGACGAATTGTTCGCGGAGTTGCGCGACGCCATCCCGTGGCGCGCCGAACGACGGCAGATGTACGACCGCGTGCTCGATGTACCGCGGCTGGTCAGCTTTCACGATCTGGTCGATCAATCGCCCCCGCATCCGCGGCTCAAGCAGATCCGCCGACGGCTCAACGACACCTATGCGGGCGAACTCGGCGAACCGTTCACCACCGCGGGGTTGTGCCTCTACCGCGACGGCAACGACAGTGTGGCCTGGCACGGCGACACCATCGGCCGGAGCAGCACCGAAGACACCATCGTGGCCATCGTCAGCCTCGGCGCCACAAGGGTTTTCGCTCTACGCCCGCGCGGCGGCGGAAAGTCACTACGGATGTCCCACCGGCACGGCGACCTGCTGGTGATGGGCGGTTCGTGCCAGCGCACCTGGGAGCACGCGATACCGAAGACGGCGCAGCCGACCGGACCGCGCATCAGCATTCAGTTCCGCCCGCACGGCGTCCGCTAA
- a CDS encoding DUF5642 family protein, with the protein MSKCAKLGSQLALVCAGALVACGASGSADLSNADIARVTDVRSSFGPDFKVTEVGRTGIDPRLLAPQAMPEGLKFDPADCASFATAQVLPSGVKGNMAATTAEGEGNRFIAIAVETSQPVPVNRPADNCKKVGFAGGGVRGYVEVVDAPQIDGAETMGTHRVLQTIVNGKPGSGEIYNYIASFGTFLVIVTANPLVLQDKPVAPVDTQRARDLLTATVAAVRG; encoded by the coding sequence ATGTCCAAGTGCGCAAAGCTCGGCAGCCAGTTGGCCCTGGTGTGCGCCGGCGCACTGGTCGCATGTGGCGCTTCAGGGTCGGCCGACCTTTCGAACGCCGATATCGCACGCGTCACGGACGTGCGGTCGAGTTTCGGTCCGGACTTCAAGGTGACCGAGGTCGGCCGCACGGGGATAGACCCGCGACTGCTCGCACCGCAGGCGATGCCCGAAGGTCTGAAATTCGACCCGGCCGACTGTGCGTCGTTCGCCACCGCGCAAGTGCTTCCTTCCGGGGTGAAGGGCAACATGGCTGCCACAACGGCCGAGGGTGAGGGCAACCGGTTCATTGCGATCGCGGTGGAAACATCGCAACCCGTTCCGGTCAACCGACCCGCCGACAACTGCAAGAAGGTGGGCTTCGCTGGCGGCGGCGTGCGCGGTTACGTCGAGGTCGTGGACGCCCCACAGATCGACGGCGCCGAGACGATGGGCACCCACCGTGTGCTGCAGACCATCGTGAACGGCAAGCCGGGGTCGGGGGAGATCTACAACTACATCGCGAGTTTCGGAACGTTTTTGGTGATCGTCACCGCAAATCCGTTGGTGTTGCAAGACAAACCCGTCGCGCCCGTCGACACGCAGCGCGCCCGCGATCTGCTCACCGCGACCGTCGCTGCGGTGCGGGGTTAG
- a CDS encoding dolichyl-phosphate-mannose--protein mannosyltransferase, whose protein sequence is MTAPATEASRAVPVISPAPLVPVADFGPVDRLQGWAMTAVVTALAAVTRFLNLGSPTDAGTPIFDEKHYAPQAWQVVNNRGIEDNPGYGLVVHPPVGKQLIAMGEALFGYTGLGWRFAGAVCGVITVLLVVRIARRISRSTLVGGIAGLLLVADGVSFVAARTALLDGFLVVFVVAAFGCLIVDRDQVRERMHVALLEGRISETTWGPRLGVRWWRFGAGILLGLACATKWSGLYFVAFFGVMTLAFDIAARRQYRVPRPWLGAFRRDLGPSLYALVLIPFGVYLASYTPWFASETGVNRHEVGRAIGEDSILPVPDALRSLWHYTYGAYKFHSGLTNADGNHHPWESKPWTWPMSLRPVLYAIDNQNVPGCGDQSCVKAVMLVGTPAMWFIAVPVLAWALWRTFVKRDWRYAAILVGYSAGFLPWFADIDRQMYFFYAATMAPFLVLTIAMILGDILYKPNQNSERRTLGLIAVSCYIALVLTNFAWMYPILTGIPISQATWNMQIWLPSWS, encoded by the coding sequence GTGACCGCCCCAGCAACCGAAGCTTCGCGCGCGGTCCCCGTCATCAGCCCGGCGCCGCTGGTCCCGGTCGCCGACTTCGGCCCGGTGGACCGCTTGCAGGGCTGGGCGATGACCGCGGTGGTCACCGCATTGGCGGCGGTGACCCGTTTCCTGAACCTCGGGTCGCCGACCGACGCAGGCACGCCGATCTTCGACGAGAAGCACTACGCACCGCAGGCCTGGCAGGTGGTGAACAACCGCGGCATCGAGGACAACCCCGGCTACGGGCTGGTGGTGCACCCGCCGGTGGGCAAGCAGTTGATCGCCATGGGCGAGGCCTTGTTCGGCTACACCGGGCTGGGGTGGCGCTTCGCAGGCGCCGTCTGCGGCGTCATCACCGTGTTGCTCGTCGTGCGGATCGCGCGGCGAATCAGCCGGTCAACCCTTGTCGGCGGAATCGCGGGGCTGCTGCTGGTCGCCGACGGCGTCAGCTTCGTCGCCGCGCGCACCGCGCTGCTCGACGGATTTCTGGTGGTCTTCGTGGTGGCGGCGTTCGGGTGTTTGATCGTCGACCGCGACCAGGTCCGGGAGCGGATGCACGTCGCGCTGCTCGAAGGCCGCATCAGCGAGACGACGTGGGGACCGAGGCTGGGCGTGCGGTGGTGGCGCTTCGGCGCCGGGATACTGCTCGGATTAGCTTGTGCGACAAAGTGGTCCGGGCTGTACTTCGTGGCGTTTTTCGGCGTGATGACGCTCGCGTTCGATATCGCTGCGCGCAGGCAATATCGCGTCCCGCGGCCGTGGCTCGGCGCCTTCCGGCGTGATCTGGGACCGTCGCTGTATGCGCTCGTGCTGATTCCGTTCGGCGTCTACCTGGCGTCGTACACACCGTGGTTTGCATCGGAGACCGGGGTGAACCGGCACGAGGTCGGCAGGGCGATCGGCGAGGACAGCATCCTGCCGGTGCCCGACGCGCTGCGCTCGTTGTGGCATTACACGTACGGGGCGTACAAGTTCCACTCCGGCCTGACCAATGCCGACGGCAACCACCACCCGTGGGAGTCCAAACCGTGGACGTGGCCGATGTCGCTGCGCCCGGTCCTCTACGCGATCGACAACCAGAACGTGCCGGGGTGCGGGGACCAATCCTGCGTCAAGGCCGTGATGCTGGTCGGTACGCCCGCAATGTGGTTCATTGCGGTGCCGGTGCTGGCATGGGCGCTGTGGCGGACGTTCGTCAAGCGCGATTGGCGCTACGCCGCGATCCTGGTGGGCTACAGCGCAGGTTTCCTGCCATGGTTCGCCGACATCGACCGGCAAATGTACTTCTTCTACGCGGCGACGATGGCGCCGTTCCTCGTGCTGACCATCGCGATGATCCTCGGCGACATCCTGTACAAACCGAACCAGAACTCGGAGCGAAGAACGCTCGGGTTGATCGCGGTGAGTTGCTACATCGCGCTGGTGCTGACGAACTTCGCGTGGATGTATCCGATCCTGACGGGCATACCGATTTCGCAGGCGACCTGGAACATGCAGATCTGGCTGCCGTCCTGGAGCTAA
- the rsmI gene encoding 16S rRNA (cytidine(1402)-2'-O)-methyltransferase — protein sequence MSPGRLLIGATPLGQPADASARLVSALARADVIAAEDTRRIRTLAQALEVKLAGKVVSLYDQNEAARVPALVAEIAAGATVLLVSDAGMPLISDPGYRLVAACIDAGVAVHCLPGPSAVTTALAVSGLPSERFCFEGFAPRRHSARMTWLATLAFESRTCVFFESPRRLAETLKDAVVALGPDREVVVCRELTKTHEEIIRGSLAELSDWAKQGVLGEITVVLAGATPKADVASLVVQVRDLVEQGMRVKDACAQVIATNPGSPSRRELYDAVLRSRE from the coding sequence ATGAGCCCTGGCCGACTCCTTATCGGTGCCACCCCGCTTGGCCAGCCCGCGGATGCCTCCGCGCGGCTGGTGAGCGCGCTGGCCAGGGCCGACGTCATCGCTGCCGAGGACACCCGGCGGATCCGGACCCTGGCCCAGGCGCTCGAGGTGAAGCTGGCAGGCAAGGTGGTCAGCCTCTACGACCAGAACGAGGCGGCACGGGTCCCGGCGCTGGTCGCCGAGATCGCGGCCGGAGCGACCGTCCTGTTGGTCAGCGATGCCGGTATGCCGCTGATCAGCGACCCCGGGTATCGGCTCGTAGCTGCCTGTATCGATGCTGGTGTAGCGGTGCACTGCTTGCCCGGCCCATCGGCGGTGACGACGGCGCTGGCGGTGTCCGGCCTGCCGTCGGAGCGGTTCTGCTTCGAGGGTTTCGCCCCGCGTCGGCACTCGGCGCGGATGACGTGGCTCGCCACGCTGGCCTTCGAGTCGCGCACATGCGTGTTCTTCGAGTCGCCCCGGCGGCTGGCCGAGACGCTCAAGGACGCCGTCGTGGCCCTGGGCCCCGACCGCGAGGTTGTCGTCTGCCGGGAGCTGACGAAGACGCATGAGGAAATCATCCGCGGCTCGCTGGCCGAGCTCTCCGATTGGGCGAAACAGGGTGTGCTTGGCGAGATCACCGTCGTGCTGGCCGGGGCGACACCGAAAGCCGACGTGGCGTCGCTGGTGGTGCAGGTGCGCGACCTCGTCGAGCAGGGCATGCGGGTCAAGGACGCATGTGCGCAGGTGATCGCGACGAATCCGGGCTCGCCGTCGCGCCGCGAACTCTACGATGCGGTTCTGCGTTCGCGAGAGTGA